One Microbacterium marinum genomic window carries:
- the recN gene encoding DNA repair protein RecN, translating to MIEEIRLRDLGVIAGASLPIGPGFTAITGETGAGKTMVVTGLGLLLGQRADSGAVRSGADQAVVDGVWIVPESGPVVDRVRESGGDVEPLGNGRAELYLGRTLSAEGRSRATVGGRTAPAGVLADLADHLVVVHGQSDQLRLKSAAAQRDALDRFGGAAITEALAAYRSVFEAWRRASADLEMLTTEQDARAREAEELRAAIAAIEAVDPTPGEDVELAQRAERLANVEELRRAAATAHTALSNEDDAPDAQTLIAEARRELDRASASDDALRAHAATLEEIGYRVADVAAELSGYLADLDETGPHELALVEERRATLADLVRAHGSLAEALEMLSTGSARLVELDDDSDRIDRLTADRDRLRGEVDDAADALTAARTAAAARLADAVTEELRHLALPDARLTVAVEPGAETVSGRDDVTILLAPHPGADPRPVARGASGGELSRVMLAIEVVIAATDPVPTFVFDEVDAGIGGAAAIEVGRRLAQLAESSQVIAVTHLAQVAAFANNHLTVVKAGDGSVTASSVRRLEGDERAAEMARLLSGMADSDAALGHARELLQLGSRA from the coding sequence GTGATCGAGGAGATCCGCCTGCGCGATCTCGGTGTCATCGCCGGCGCGAGCCTGCCCATCGGCCCCGGCTTCACCGCGATCACCGGTGAGACGGGCGCCGGCAAGACGATGGTGGTGACCGGGCTGGGGCTTCTCCTCGGCCAGCGTGCCGACTCGGGTGCCGTGCGCTCAGGGGCCGACCAGGCCGTCGTCGACGGCGTGTGGATCGTGCCCGAATCCGGGCCCGTCGTCGACCGCGTCCGCGAGAGCGGGGGAGACGTCGAACCCCTCGGGAACGGACGCGCTGAGCTCTATCTGGGGCGCACCCTCTCAGCGGAGGGTCGCAGTCGCGCAACCGTCGGCGGACGCACCGCGCCCGCCGGAGTGCTCGCCGACCTCGCCGACCATCTCGTGGTCGTGCACGGACAGTCGGATCAGCTGCGGCTGAAGTCCGCTGCCGCGCAGCGTGACGCGCTCGATCGCTTCGGTGGGGCGGCCATCACGGAGGCCCTCGCCGCCTACCGCTCCGTCTTCGAGGCGTGGCGGCGGGCGAGCGCGGATCTCGAGATGCTGACGACGGAGCAGGACGCGCGGGCGCGCGAAGCCGAAGAGCTGCGGGCGGCGATCGCCGCGATCGAGGCCGTCGATCCGACCCCGGGGGAGGACGTCGAACTCGCTCAGCGTGCCGAGCGCCTGGCGAACGTGGAAGAGCTGCGGAGGGCCGCGGCGACCGCGCATACCGCTCTCTCGAACGAAGACGACGCCCCCGACGCGCAGACCCTGATCGCCGAGGCGCGGCGCGAGCTCGATCGCGCGTCCGCGTCCGATGACGCGCTGCGCGCGCACGCCGCGACCCTCGAGGAGATCGGATACCGCGTCGCTGACGTTGCCGCCGAGCTCAGCGGCTACCTCGCCGACCTCGACGAGACGGGACCCCACGAGCTCGCACTCGTCGAGGAGCGTCGCGCGACGCTGGCCGACCTGGTTCGCGCGCACGGTTCGCTCGCGGAGGCACTCGAGATGCTGTCCACGGGGTCGGCGCGGCTCGTCGAGCTCGATGATGACTCCGACCGGATCGACCGGCTGACCGCCGACCGCGATCGCCTGCGCGGCGAGGTCGACGACGCTGCCGACGCTCTCACGGCCGCCCGGACCGCCGCGGCCGCGCGCCTGGCGGACGCCGTCACCGAGGAGCTCCGCCACCTCGCGCTGCCGGACGCGCGGCTGACCGTCGCGGTCGAACCGGGCGCCGAGACGGTGTCGGGCCGCGACGACGTCACGATCCTCCTGGCACCTCACCCGGGAGCGGACCCGCGACCCGTCGCCCGAGGGGCGTCGGGCGGTGAGCTCAGCCGGGTCATGCTCGCGATCGAGGTCGTCATCGCCGCCACCGATCCCGTGCCGACGTTCGTCTTCGATGAGGTGGATGCCGGTATCGGCGGCGCCGCGGCGATCGAGGTCGGGCGCCGCCTGGCACAGCTCGCCGAGAGCAGTCAGGTGATCGCCGTCACGCACCTCGCGCAGGTCGCCGCGTTCGCCAACAACCACCTCACCGTGGTGAAGGCGGGTGACGGCTCGGTGACGGCGTCGAGTGTCCGCCGCCTGGAGGGTGATGAGCGCGCGGCAGAGATGGCCAGGCTGCTGTCGGGCATGGCCGATTCGGATGCCGCCCTCGGCCACGCGCGCGAGTTGCTCCAGCTCGGCTCACGGGCCTGA
- a CDS encoding NUDIX domain-containing protein: MTASDLRDEPAPVTVTESTTVYEGRVWNLRRDEFAYGDGSIVREYVDHSGAVAVLALDEQDRALLIQQYRHPVRMREWEIPAGLLDVPGEDPLEAAKRELAEEADLTAARWDVLSDFFTSPGGSDEAIRIYLARELAPAAETFARTEEEADIEVRWVPLDELVGAVLARRVQNPSLVIAALAADAARSRRWSTLGAPDAAWPGRSRPVGAPAE; the protein is encoded by the coding sequence ATGACCGCGAGCGACCTCCGCGACGAGCCGGCGCCGGTCACCGTCACCGAATCGACCACGGTCTACGAGGGACGGGTCTGGAACCTCCGCCGTGACGAGTTCGCATACGGCGACGGGTCGATCGTCCGCGAGTACGTCGATCACAGCGGCGCGGTCGCGGTCTTGGCGCTCGACGAGCAGGATCGTGCCCTGCTGATCCAGCAGTACCGGCATCCCGTGCGCATGCGCGAGTGGGAGATCCCCGCAGGGCTCCTCGACGTGCCGGGGGAGGATCCGCTCGAAGCGGCGAAGCGCGAGCTCGCCGAGGAGGCCGACCTCACCGCGGCGCGGTGGGACGTGCTGTCAGACTTCTTCACGAGCCCCGGCGGCAGCGACGAGGCGATCCGCATCTACCTCGCACGCGAGCTGGCGCCCGCAGCCGAGACGTTCGCCCGCACCGAGGAGGAAGCCGACATCGAGGTGCGCTGGGTTCCGCTCGACGAGCTCGTCGGCGCCGTCCTGGCGCGCCGAGTGCAGAACCCGTCGCTCGTGATCGCCGCACTTGCTGCGGACGCGGCGCGGAGCCGGCGCTGGTCGACCCTCGGTGCTCCGGATGCCGCGTGGCCGGGCCGGTCACGACCGGTGGGGGCGCCGGCGGAATGA
- a CDS encoding CTP synthase, translating into MTDTSGAGRNNDITKHIFVTGGVVSSLGKGLTAASLGNLLTARGLRVVMQKLDPYLNVDPGTMNPFQHGEVFVTDDGAETDLDIGHYERFLDIELSQAANVTTGQIYSEVIAKERRGEYLGDTVQVIPHISDEIKRRMRLQASEEPRPDVIITEVGGTVGDIESQPFIESARQIRHELGRDNVFFVHVSLVPFMGASGEQKTKPTQHSVAMLRSIGIQPDALVLRSDRPVTESNKRKIALMCDVDEDAVINTVDLPSIYDIPSTLSEQGLDSYIVRRLGLSAKAGETDWTRWNKVLNAVHNPKHEVTIGLVGKYIDLPDAYLSVTEALKAGGFAHETKVQITWIPSDLCETPEGAAKALSAVDGIVVPGGFGIRGIEGKLGALKFAREQGLPTLGICLGLQCMVIEYARHVAGIEGASSSEFDPETPHPVIATMAEQVDILDRGDLGGTMRLGLYEAELAEGSVAAEVYGSNRATERHRHRYEVNNSYRAQIAEAGLVFSGLNPELDLVEYVELPRDVHPYYIATQAHPELRSRPTEANPLFRGLIAAALDRHRASELFDVENEG; encoded by the coding sequence GTGACGGACACTTCGGGCGCGGGACGCAACAACGACATCACCAAGCACATTTTCGTGACGGGTGGTGTCGTTTCTTCGTTGGGGAAGGGCCTGACGGCGGCCAGCCTCGGCAACCTCCTGACTGCTCGTGGGCTCCGCGTGGTCATGCAGAAGCTCGACCCGTACCTGAACGTCGACCCCGGAACGATGAACCCGTTCCAGCACGGCGAGGTCTTCGTGACTGACGACGGCGCCGAGACCGACCTCGACATCGGCCACTACGAGCGCTTCCTCGACATCGAGCTCAGCCAGGCGGCCAACGTCACGACCGGTCAGATCTACTCCGAGGTCATCGCAAAGGAGCGCCGCGGCGAGTACCTCGGCGACACGGTGCAGGTCATCCCGCACATCTCCGACGAGATCAAGCGACGGATGCGGCTGCAGGCGAGCGAGGAGCCCCGGCCCGACGTGATCATCACCGAGGTCGGCGGGACGGTCGGCGACATCGAGTCGCAGCCGTTCATCGAGTCCGCCCGGCAGATCCGCCACGAGCTCGGCCGCGACAACGTGTTCTTCGTCCACGTCTCGCTGGTCCCGTTCATGGGCGCCTCGGGGGAGCAGAAGACGAAGCCGACGCAGCACTCGGTCGCGATGCTGCGTTCCATCGGCATCCAGCCCGATGCACTCGTCCTCCGCAGCGACCGACCGGTCACCGAGTCGAACAAGCGCAAGATCGCGCTCATGTGCGACGTCGACGAGGACGCCGTCATCAACACGGTCGACCTGCCGAGCATCTACGACATCCCCTCGACGCTGAGCGAGCAGGGCCTGGACTCGTACATCGTGCGCCGCCTCGGGCTGAGCGCGAAGGCGGGGGAGACCGACTGGACCCGCTGGAACAAGGTCCTCAACGCGGTCCACAACCCCAAGCACGAAGTCACGATCGGTCTCGTCGGCAAATACATCGATCTGCCCGACGCCTATCTTTCGGTCACCGAGGCGCTGAAGGCCGGCGGCTTCGCCCATGAGACGAAGGTCCAGATCACGTGGATCCCGTCCGACCTGTGCGAGACGCCCGAGGGCGCGGCGAAGGCGCTCTCCGCAGTCGACGGCATCGTCGTGCCCGGCGGCTTCGGCATCCGCGGCATCGAGGGCAAGCTCGGCGCGCTGAAGTTCGCGCGCGAGCAGGGCCTTCCGACGCTCGGCATCTGCCTTGGCCTGCAGTGCATGGTCATCGAGTACGCGCGTCACGTCGCCGGGATCGAGGGTGCGTCGTCGAGCGAGTTCGACCCCGAGACCCCGCACCCCGTCATCGCGACGATGGCGGAGCAGGTGGACATCCTCGACCGCGGCGACCTGGGCGGCACGATGCGCCTGGGGCTGTACGAGGCGGAGCTCGCCGAGGGCTCGGTCGCGGCCGAGGTCTACGGCTCGAACCGCGCCACCGAGCGCCATCGCCACCGCTACGAGGTCAACAACTCGTACCGCGCCCAGATCGCCGAGGCGGGTCTCGTGTTCTCGGGCCTCAACCCCGAGCTCGACCTCGTCGAGTACGTCGAGCTGCCCCGTGACGTGCACCCGTACTACATCGCGACGCAGGCGCATCCCGAGCTCCGCTCGCGGCCGACCGAGGCGAACCCGCTGTTCCGCGGGCTCATCGCGGCGGCGCTCGATCGGCACCGCGCGAGCGAGCTGTTCGACGTCGAGAACGAGGGCTGA
- a CDS encoding NAD kinase, giving the protein MTEPTRNILVVAHARRENTVTGARRVIAALHAAGARAVLPGDDPDLVAVVADVDTAVLGEGIDVADLEVAIVLGGDGTILRAAELVRSASVPILGINMGHVGFLAELEADDIDEAIGRVVARDYDIHERMALAVQVRDADGRVVYETWALNEATVEKASRERMIEVMIEIDGRPLSSFGCDGVVVATPTGSTAYNFSAGGPVVWPSVQALCLVPLSAHALFARPLVLGPETSVTIDVLRRNQGTGVLWCDGRRSHDLPPGASVVVRRSSRAVRLARLHPSVFTDRLVRKFQLPVAGWRGDAGVTS; this is encoded by the coding sequence ATGACCGAGCCCACGCGCAACATCCTCGTGGTCGCGCATGCGCGACGCGAGAACACGGTGACGGGTGCCCGGCGGGTCATCGCCGCCCTCCATGCCGCGGGTGCCCGCGCCGTGCTGCCCGGCGACGATCCCGATCTGGTCGCCGTGGTCGCCGACGTCGACACAGCCGTCCTCGGCGAAGGGATCGACGTGGCGGATCTGGAGGTCGCCATCGTCCTCGGCGGTGACGGCACCATCCTGCGCGCGGCCGAACTCGTCCGCAGTGCCTCGGTGCCGATCCTCGGCATCAACATGGGCCACGTCGGGTTCCTCGCCGAGCTCGAGGCGGACGACATCGACGAAGCGATCGGACGGGTCGTCGCGCGCGACTACGACATCCACGAGCGCATGGCGCTCGCGGTGCAGGTGCGGGATGCCGACGGCAGAGTCGTCTACGAGACCTGGGCGCTCAACGAAGCGACGGTCGAGAAGGCATCGCGGGAGCGCATGATCGAGGTCATGATCGAGATCGACGGGAGGCCCCTGTCGAGTTTCGGATGCGACGGTGTCGTCGTGGCGACCCCGACGGGATCGACGGCCTACAACTTCTCGGCGGGCGGACCGGTCGTGTGGCCCTCGGTGCAGGCGCTGTGCCTCGTGCCGCTGTCGGCGCATGCGCTCTTCGCCCGCCCGCTCGTCCTCGGCCCCGAGACCTCGGTGACGATCGATGTGCTCCGGCGCAATCAGGGGACCGGTGTGCTCTGGTGCGACGGTCGGCGCTCCCACGATCTCCCTCCCGGCGCGTCCGTCGTCGTACGTCGGTCGTCCCGCGCGGTGCGGCTGGCGCGGCTGCACCCCTCGGTCTTCACCGACCGGCTGGTGCGGAAGTTCCAGCTGCCCGTCGCCGGCTGGCGCGGCGACGCGGGGGTCACGTCGTGA
- a CDS encoding HAD-IIA family hydrolase yields MGLFSRSRPTPLADVDVILADLDGVVYAGDGPIPHAIESLTRAGSGRRLGYITNNASRRDSVVAAHLSDLGLPTQADEIVTSPQAAMRLLRERVAPGATILVVGGDGLVFELEKAGYVVTRSADDAPAAVLQGFAPEVGWTHLAEAAYALATPEEDGGIPWIATNTDWTIPQGRGIAPGNGTLVSAVHTAVGRLATVAGKPERPIFDEAVARFGARHPLFIGDRLDTDIAGAQSAGIDSVLVLTGIDRPKHVLAAPLSSRPTFIVGDLRELHEPYPEVVVQNDVTTVGKASVRIEGPDVRILSEGDRPIDLVRAGAAAIWATGRAIYGFRVPERLYADPFHRR; encoded by the coding sequence ATGGGGCTGTTCTCCCGGTCGCGGCCCACGCCACTGGCCGACGTCGACGTCATCCTCGCCGACCTCGACGGAGTGGTCTACGCCGGTGACGGTCCCATCCCGCACGCCATCGAGAGCCTCACACGTGCGGGTTCGGGTCGACGGCTGGGCTACATCACCAACAACGCGTCGCGCCGGGACAGTGTCGTCGCCGCGCACCTGAGCGACCTCGGGCTGCCTACCCAGGCAGACGAGATCGTGACGAGCCCGCAGGCAGCGATGCGACTGCTGCGCGAGCGCGTGGCGCCCGGAGCGACGATCCTCGTCGTCGGCGGTGACGGGCTCGTCTTCGAACTCGAGAAAGCCGGTTACGTCGTCACCCGCAGCGCCGACGACGCCCCGGCCGCCGTCCTGCAGGGATTCGCGCCGGAGGTGGGCTGGACCCACCTCGCGGAAGCGGCGTACGCGCTGGCGACGCCGGAAGAAGACGGCGGCATCCCCTGGATCGCCACGAACACCGACTGGACGATCCCGCAGGGCAGGGGCATCGCCCCCGGCAACGGCACGCTGGTGTCTGCCGTGCACACTGCGGTCGGACGGCTGGCGACGGTGGCGGGTAAGCCCGAGCGGCCGATCTTCGACGAAGCGGTCGCGCGATTCGGGGCGCGGCATCCGCTGTTCATCGGAGACCGCCTCGACACCGACATCGCGGGCGCACAGAGCGCGGGCATCGATTCCGTGCTCGTCCTCACCGGTATCGACCGCCCGAAGCACGTCCTCGCGGCTCCGCTCTCCTCGCGTCCGACGTTCATCGTGGGCGACCTGCGCGAGCTCCACGAGCCCTATCCCGAGGTGGTCGTGCAGAACGACGTCACCACCGTTGGCAAGGCGTCCGTGCGGATCGAAGGGCCCGACGTGCGGATCCTCAGCGAGGGCGACCGGCCGATCGACCTGGTCCGGGCCGGCGCTGCCGCGATCTGGGCGACGGGCCGGGCGATCTACGGGTTCCGCGTTCCCGAGCGTCTCTACGCCGATCCGTTCCACCGCCGCTGA
- a CDS encoding TlyA family RNA methyltransferase — MTSRLDAAVAARGLARSRTHAAALIDAGLVSVDGRPVVKASIKVGDDAVITVAASDHYVSRAAHKLIAGLDAFGIDVDGRTALDMGASTGGFTQVLRERGASSVIAVDVGHGQLSPQVAADSGVISVEGFNVRHMTAASLAEASGLSAAPSIVTGDLSFISLAHILPAVADVVPAEADIVLLVKPQFEVGRTGVREGLVTEPGRRADAVAGVLWQAWDAGLGTHGVIASPIAGTHGNQEYVVHFRPGTDDESNPTQWLDTVNRLAGAV; from the coding sequence ATGACGTCCCGGCTCGACGCTGCGGTGGCCGCGCGGGGCCTCGCGCGCTCCCGCACGCACGCCGCGGCGCTCATCGATGCCGGGCTCGTGAGCGTCGACGGACGCCCCGTGGTGAAGGCGTCGATCAAGGTCGGTGACGACGCCGTCATCACCGTCGCGGCATCCGATCACTACGTCAGTCGAGCGGCGCACAAACTGATCGCCGGTCTCGACGCGTTCGGGATCGACGTCGATGGCCGAACAGCGCTCGACATGGGCGCGTCGACCGGAGGGTTCACTCAGGTGTTGCGCGAGCGCGGGGCGAGCTCGGTCATCGCCGTCGACGTCGGTCACGGTCAGCTCAGCCCGCAGGTGGCGGCGGACAGCGGCGTGATCTCGGTCGAGGGCTTCAACGTGCGGCACATGACGGCCGCCTCGCTCGCGGAGGCCAGTGGCCTCTCCGCAGCGCCCTCGATCGTCACGGGAGACCTCTCCTTCATCTCGCTCGCCCACATCCTCCCAGCTGTGGCGGACGTCGTCCCCGCAGAGGCCGACATCGTCCTACTGGTGAAGCCGCAGTTCGAGGTGGGGCGGACGGGGGTGCGCGAAGGGCTCGTGACGGAGCCCGGTCGTCGGGCCGACGCCGTCGCCGGCGTCCTGTGGCAGGCCTGGGATGCCGGGCTCGGCACGCATGGGGTGATCGCCTCGCCCATCGCGGGAACGCACGGCAATCAGGAGTACGTCGTCCACTTCAGGCCCGGGACGGACGACGAGAGCAATCCGACACAATGGTTGGACACCGTGAACCGACTGGCGGGAGCCGTATGA